The Theileria parva strain Muguga chromosome 1, complete sequence, whole genome shotgun sequence DNA window ctatatatgACCTTTAATACCTGAAATATCTGTGTTCTTGATAGCTAATGCTTCTTCACATGTTTTGCCTTTAACCATTTCTGTTACGTATGAACTGCTTGCGATGGCTGAACCACAACCAAAAGTCTTGAAGCAGGCATCCTCAATCACCTGAtccttaatttttacctGGAGCTTAATCACATCTCCGCACGCCGCTTTGCCAACTATTGCGGTGCCCACTGAGGGGTCATCCTTATCGAAACTTCCAACATTTCTGggattattaaaatgatcCTTTACCTCAGGACTATAACGACGTAGTTGTAAACTAcccaaatttaataaatcacAGACACCAACGGTGTTAAATCTTGTAATGAGACCAATGAACCTAGTTGAAAGCGTCATGATGGCAGAGCTGAATTTGTTACTAAACTTATTCTGTTAATTCCTACTAGTAAACTAGATTTTTCAGGCACTTTGGTGCCGGAGAGTTCTAGAATTGAAATCTGACCAAGGgattctaaaatttttgataaaataaattttcgTGCCTGATGTAATGTTCCTGAGACGCGAACCGGAGCAAAGGAGATATCAATGTTTTGTAtctttttaataaatttaacgaTTAACAGTGTTTCCTTCAAAAACGCTTTTCTACACTGCAGAAGTACCAAATTCTCAGCTGAATTTGCGAAGGGAACCgttatattatttgaaattaaGTTGCCCTGCAGTAATCCAAATAAAAATTCGGCGCTTTTGTCAATTTCAGGCTTAATTATTGATGGTCTTAAAATTCGATCTAGACTATTTGATTTACTCTGATCACTCAACTCGACTTTGAATACTATCCAGCGATTTTTCACACGAACCATTCACCCACATAtgatactattattatGCTAAAATACTACTATAAAATGAACTCTATTtaacttaaaatatttagaaaaaattatttgtataataaaataaaacagaTTATTATCCCCCATAGCAGGATAGAATTATTACTCATTATTCCACCAATTATAATGGTGATTTCCTAGCATATCTACTCTTCTGAAAGTATGCGATCCAAAACAATCTCTTTGTGCTTGTATTAAATTGTATCCTTCCTATACCATTTCAACAACCAaccaattaattaattgactaattaactaggtaattaaattaaataaaatccACAATTACATGTTTATTGAACAgaatttgtatatattgTAAGCTGGTTGCGATTCCTGGTACTGGAATATCATTTTCCAAACACCTTTTTACAACATCTTTCCAAGTTTTCATGCTATCTTTTAATATTCCGTTAAACCTATTGAATGttactaatattttttatactttgAGTGAAATGGCAACATTCGATCAGTTTCTTTGAATGATTTTGAGATTTCATTTAGCAAATCGCAGCTGATTATTGCATTTTCTACTCCATTTATTACACTTAATTACGTACTTGACCATATATTAGCTAATCTACTCAGGTTCAGGTCCCATCCAAACTCTCTCGAAGCTTCGCTGACGAGGTGAAATCCTTGAGAGAAAATGCTTATTGCAGTACAAatatatgttaattttaactcatCTGatactttttattatttttttaaaattaccaattttatatttttcaacCCTTTCACCAACATTATTAGTGTTAGGGATGTTTGAATGTTGTGATAAATTACTGAAACACCTCATGTCTACAGAAATTGCTATGGAAGGCACTGGGACCGCTCTGTCAAATGCGTCCTGAACAGTCCATTTTCCTGTTCCATTTGAGGAAACACACGGCAAAATTTTGTCCAGCAAGTGTTCTAATACAGTCATTAGTTTTGATTTATAGTACCATTTCCTTCTTTAACTTGTAATATCATCTGTGTAATTTGGAGCAAATACGAATAATTTTCAGAGTGCCAGGCATTAAATACTGAAGCAATATCTGAATTACTCATCATGTTTTCACACTTCATCAGCTTGTATAATTCTGAAATTACTTGCATTAGGGCGTATTCCATGCCGTTGTGGACCATTTTTACGTAATGGCCTGAGGAGCCAGGTCCAACGTAAAAATCCTAAAAACtctataaatattaaactaaCTGTATCGACTTGTGACAATATTCGCTTAAGTTCGTTATAATCCTCCAAATTTCCCCCAAACATTAAACAGGGGTGTGTCAAAGCGCCTCGTTCTCCTCCACTAATTCCCATTCCGGAATAGCGAATTCCACTCTGCTTACATCTCAAAATCCTTCTTTCCGTGTTTTTGTACCACTCATTCCCGCCATCAATCACCATATCATGCTTATCTAGAAGAAGAATCAGTTTATCCAGCACGGAATCAACAGCTTCCCCGGcctacaaattataaactaGTACACAAATTACTGTAATCAACATAAGAATCATTTTTGGAGTCTTTAAACTTGAAACCTAAACattttatgatttttataaaaaatacaaattcGTCAAGATCCATATAACATTTAACGTTAGTCAAATTAATAGAATCTGGGACCAGACCACTTGATTTAGGTTGTTGATtcaatttttcattaaagTTATCGATTTCCTTTCGGCTTCTAGTCCAAACAGAGACTCTGAAGCCTCTAGAGTACAAATTCCTGGCGTATGCGGAGGCCATTACGCCTAATCCTACAATTCCAAACTCCGATAAGTTAGAATCCTCCATTTACAcccttaaaatttattattttacaaaaaaacTTATCTCAGCATCCACATATTTATGAATCCACACATTACTTAGTTAATTTCtttaataaaacataaCACAAgctaataaaataacaaataaaaatttaatgaaaactATGTAAAAAGTAACGAaaactttataaaattagtgaaaATATGTAGAATATTGACAAAATATTGACAAGTTGAGTAATGGCAGAAAAgggtgtaaaaaattatttgttgTAATTATGAGCTGGACCTTTACGATTAGCGATGTTAGGTCCGTGTTCATTATATTCTAGTCTTGAGATCCAGCATTTGTGGAAAGAACCCAGGCTTGAGATGATTGAGGCTCCGATCCAGCCGGCGTGCCTACTTGCTGCCTTGGAATTGAAGGCAACGAACTTACATTTTGTTCCTGAAAGGGGTGATTCTTGTGGCGTCTTCGCTGATGCTCTGTTCATCTCAATGTTTAACCTCTCCTGAAGTCCTGAAGCTCCTGACAACCCCCCGACCAGTGCAATTTGACCGAAAATGTCCCTCCTATACGTCGAATTATCCTTCAAGAGATCTTCACAAATGGGCACTAGTCCCTTAAAAGACCCCAAATCCATATATTTGGGTACATAAGCAATTTGAGGGTTGAAAAAAACTTCACAGGATATTCCAACCAGCTGAAAtgggttaattttatcaagaCTATTTATGCTCTTGGCGTCCAACGGTATCTCAGGCAGCATACCCTTAACTTTAGAATTTGGTCTCAGTTTTGATCCCTCCTCGGAAATTTCAAAAGACTCCCCATCTGGTAACTGGGCTGTGAAGTTGAGCTCTGAGTCTACCACCAGGGGTACCGGTGAAACTCTTAGTATACTTTCCTTCAAAGTCCTCACGTCATGATGAATGTTATACACATTCAGGCTCATTTCCTTGTTGAACTGCCGTTTTCCTATCTCAACTGCGTCGTTCACTGAGATGTTGGATAGGGTTGATACCCCCAAGTTGTACTCCGGGTGATTCATtatatatgataaattagtcTCGTTGGTTCCAGCCAGGAGGTTTAGGATAATAGAGTCTACGTGGTCTCCTCCAACGCTGTGTTCCTTCCAGCCTGCAACCTCATCATCGGCCAAAAAAGTTACTGATGTGGTGGAGCTCCCAATGTCTATCACCACAGAGCTGAAAAGACCCACGGAATATGAGGCTAACTGACCACCATGCCCAAAGTGTACTCCCGGCACTCCTAAGTCCTCAAATAACACTTCAGTCTCAACCATCCGATTCTTCCTGCTTGTCTCATTGCCTTCAACTATGAAGACTGGTCTGGAGCCTGAAACCTCGGACAATCCGGAGGACACAGAGTTAAATGAGTGCATGAATTCGACAACGTTGGCGGGGGTCAGGAGCTCTCGGCCCGGAATTTTATCCAAGTTAGCCCCTGCTATCATATAATTACTAAAATTGTCCCAGCATTCACCGTCATGTTTGTGAGCCCCTACCAGTAACGAAACCTCATCAAAATCAGTACCATTACAGGATTCCTTCAAGTGCTCAATCATAGCCTTGTCATAAACACGTCCTGAAAGTGTTCCTCTCACAGCTCTAGAATATGCGTTCCTGTTAATTACGATCCCTTTATTCTCTGTATCGTAGTATTTAACGTGTTCTACGTTCTTAATGCGATACCTTGACCCTGGAATGACTGGGAATACGTCAGCTCCAGAGCCAATTCCGACCGCAGAAGACCACAACTGAGAGGGCAAACTCTCTCCAGAATATCCAGCCCTTATAGTAGAATGACCAACGTCCAAAACTAATGCTCCTACATATGGGCCTTTCcaattcattattattccaattttattcctataatatttctataatttacaacaGTTTACAGTAACAGCTATAATTTTACCGTagtttttataattttaggtttaatttgagtaattttaataatttacaggAAAATGAGTAAGAATTGTGTTATTCACATTTTTGAATATTATctgaataaaaaatattatacaagGGGAACAAGAAATAGGTCAAAAACTACACTGAACAACAAATAAgcattaaaatttacatgGTTAGCACAACAATAGGGTATTGACTAGGAATTTCCAGTTAATTGTTCAATTAGGAGACTGGGGTACcgttacacattttttcataattcTTAGAACAAACGAACACACTTTCATAATTGAGATgataagtataaaaattaaattattttataaagcTTCTTCTAATTCTTCCTCTTTTGGGAGTTCCAATCCTTCTAGGGATTCCGGTTCTTCCGGCATTTCAAAATCTTCGTAACTTCTCTTCCTCATTTCCTCATTTCTTACCTTTTCAGCCTTCTTTCTAAGTTTTTCCAGCCTTTGTTGGTGTAATTTAATTCCTTCTTCATATTCCTTTGGGTAAAGTATAGGAATCCAGTCCTCTCCGTATACGTTTGAGAAATCTCTAACTTCATCCATATTTACCCCCAACTTCCTCattttttcatcatttttagCATCTCTTTTCTTCCTAAAATCATAAATATAGAAGAGTAGTCTCAAATATCTAGTTAagtattaatgtgtaatgtAAATCTATAGAACCTGTATTCTTCTAATTGTTCTTCATACAAATCCTTCAGTGTTTTTCCAGCCTCCATGATCATCATAGGCTCGTTATATCTGATGAGGAATTTGTGTTTCTTTACTGTGCTCCAGTAGGTTGCTCTGAGTCGCTTCAGTGCCTGGAGGTTATACTTCTTACAGGCGTGAATTTCAGCAAACAAACTCATAAATTTTCGGATTAGGGGGAAGTTGTCGATGAATATTATCCTCctaaaatacattaataTTTCATATTCATACCTTGCAAAGCGATTTATAAGCCTACAAGCAGTGGCCAAATCCTGTTTGTTTACTGCATCTTCGAAGTGACCGGTGTATAACTTAACTATTTCATCAGTACAACGCATTGGCCTTGATAGGAATGGTGAAACGCGGTCAATGtcaattttctaaaaaaaCTAATCTAAATTAAACTTACATTGGCAACTTTACGCCTATAAGACAGTGATCTGAACGGTTTTAGCCTCTGGAATCTCCACAAAGCCTTTTTCAGCTTCTTCCTCTTACAATCAATAAGCCTTTGGAAAAGCTCCCTAAGAGCGCATAACCTATAATGGTCTTCGGACTCTTCTAAATGGTTCATAATAGAACGGTAGGCGGCAGTATCTCTAACGTGAATTGGGTTCTCGGGGGACGATTTAGGCTCAACGTAGTCTTCAGTGTATTTGGGAAGCTTTTCGGGTATTTCTCCTGGCTCAAGCCATTTGTAATTGCGCTTAGACCCCAAATCCTGCTGCAAAACGTGTTGGAGAACATATCTAGATACTAAAAAAGGCATTGTCCTCTCCAAATTCTCAGGCTCAGGGTACTCATATTTCAATCTGGCGAACATCAGGTGGTCAAAATCCTTCATTAAAAGGTCGCAGTCCATTTTGTTAAGCACATCTCTGTTGTACTCCATTAATCTCCAAATTGAGTTAAAATCATCTCTTTCCAAAAAATATCTCAACTGCTTCATCAAAACCTTGCGATCATAGATTTTCCCATACAAGTCGTCTATATCCCCGATTTGCACCCCTGGAAAATCACACAACCGAGtgttaaagttaattttagatgGATCATGAGTTCTCAATAAATTTTCGTAGTCCAGGGGAATGTGCTTTGGAATTGCTGATCTTGGAGTGGGACCTATCTCGTAAATCGGCTTTTCAAACAAACGCCAGTCATTACGGGTACTTTCAAAACTTTCTATATGATTTTTTGAATTATGTGTATTAATAAATGGAAAGAATCCACCATCGTGATTCTGGATAAAACTTAGGTTTAATGTGTATGTTTTATTCGTTGACAATGAAATGGaatttgagtaatttggtataagaaatataaaaattagtgtgtatataattaggaaattattgtacaatttaataattaaggtGGACATTTAATAAGTATATCATATCACTAATTATACATAGTTCAATAATTCATTAATAATGACACAAATAAATacaaaacattttaaaaatacaaaaatacataaaataaattaataaatatacaaattttgattttttcaCGACATCGTGATTCTCATCCCACAACTTATatcatttacacatttagttatattatttaacttttttataaaaatatacaatatcAAAATGGTTAATTTAGAGGAATTTAATTTACCACCAAATTCTACTTTCttaacaaaaaatttagGCACACATTTGAGTTTCGCCGAAATTTCTCTTTTATCGCATTTATTTAATCCCAGATtactaatttatatatttgacAATGGTTAATTAAATACATTTACAACTCTTtaagatttaatttttgagataacttatttattattactatataataaatatatatgtt harbors:
- a CDS encoding Rpp14/Pop5 family protein; translated protein: MVRVKNRWIVFKVELSDQSKSNSLDRILRPSIIKPEIDKSAEFLFGLLQGNLISNNITVPFANSAENLVLLQCRKAFLKETLLIVKFIKKIQNIDISFAPVRVSGTLHQARKFILSKILESLGQISILELSGTKVPEKSSLLVGINRISLVTNSALPS
- the pgdP gene encoding 6-phosphogluconate dehydrogenase domain protein, whose protein sequence is MEDSNLSEFGIVGLGVMASAYARNLYSRGFRVSVWTRSRKEIDNFNEKLNQQPKSSGLVPDSINLTNVKCYMDLDEFVSSLKTPKMILMLITAGEAVDSVLDKLILLLDKHDMVIDGGNEWYKNTERRILRCKQSGIRYSGMGISGGERGALTHPCLMFGGNLEDYNELKRILSQVDTDFYVGPGSSGHYVKMVHNGMEYALMQVISELYKLMKCENMMSNSDIASVFNAWHSENYSYLLQITQMILQVKEGNEHLLDKILPCVSSNGTGKWTVQDAFDRAVPVPSIAISVDMRCFSNLSQHSNIPNTNNVGERVEKYKIDELKLTYICTAISIFSQGFHLVSEASREFGWDLNLSRLANIWSKNAIISCDLLNEISKSFKETDRMLPFHSKFNGILKDSMKTWKDVVKRCLENDIPVPGIATSLQYIQILFNKHEGYNLIQAQRDCFGSHTFRRVDMLGNHHYNWWNNE
- the arp4 gene encoding Actin family protein, with amino-acid sequence MNWKGPYVGALVLDVGHSTIRAGYSGESLPSQLWSSAVGIGSGADVFPVIPGSRYRIKNVEHVKYYDTENKGIVINRNAYSRAVRGTLSGRVYDKAMIEHLKESCNGTDFDEVSLLVGAHKHDGECWDNFSNYMIAGANLDKIPGRELLTPANVVEFMHSFNSVSSGLSEVSGSRPVFIVEGNETSRKNRMVETEVLFEDLGVPGVHFGHGGQLASYSVGLFSSVVIDIGSSTTSVTFLADDEVAGWKEHSVGGDHVDSIILNLLAGTNETNLSYIMNHPEYNLGVSTLSNISVNDAVEIGKRQFNKEMSLNVYNIHHDVRTLKESILRVSPVPLVVDSELNFTAQLPDGESFEISEEGSKLRPNSKVKGMLPEIPLDAKSINSLDKINPFQLVGISCEVFFNPQIAYVPKYMDLGSFKGLVPICEDLLKDNSTYRRDIFGQIALVGGLSGASGLQERLNIEMNRASAKTPQESPLSGTKCKFVAFNSKAASRHAGWIGASIISSLGSFHKCWISRLEYNEHGPNIANRKGPAHNYNK
- a CDS encoding putative integral membrane protein, with the protein product MSTLIIKLYNNFLIIYTLIFIFLIPNYSNSISLSTNKTYTLNLSFIQNHDGGFFPFINTHNSKNHIESFESTRNDWRLFEKPIYEIGPTPRSAIPKHIPLDYENLLRTHDPSKINFNTRLCDFPGVQIGDIDDLYGKIYDRKVLMKQLRYFLERDDFNSIWRLMEYNRDVLNKMDCDLLMKDFDHLMFARLKYEYPEPENLERTMPFLVSRYVLQHVLQQDLGSKRNYKWLEPGEIPEKLPKYTEDYVEPKSSPENPIHVRDTAAYRSIMNHLEESEDHYRLCALRELFQRLIDCKRKKLKKALWRFQRLKPFRSLSYRRKVANKIDIDRVSPFLSRPMRCTDEIVKLYTGHFEDAVNKQDLATACRLINRFARRIIFIDNFPLIRKFMSLFAEIHACKKYNLQALKRLRATYWSTVKKHKFLIRYNEPMMIMEAGKTLKDLYEEQLEEYRKKRDAKNDEKMRKLGVNMDEVRDFSNVYGEDWIPILYPKEYEEGIKLHQQRLEKLRKKAEKVRNEEMRKRSYEDFEMPEEPESLEGLELPKEEELEEAL